The genome window GAATTCCAGCATACTGTgttccttctttgcttttctgcttgAAATGTTCTAGGTAATCCAGAGTTTTATTTCAGACTTTGAATATCAAATAAGCAATGTTTTACTCTACCATTTTACTGTGGACATTGAAAATGGAACTTCTTGCATCAAGGAATTGTACAGGCTAATATGTTTTAAGAagttttcagttaaatttttgaatattttcactGAACTGATATAAAAAATTATCCCTAGTCATGAAATCTCTGAACTCTGTTCTTGGATTTTTAATCACTTATTAAACATTCCTATTTAGATATTCCTTATCACTGCTTGATAATACCTTcagacttaaaatatataaagtccCGATTGATAGATATTAGTATTTTCCCAGTCATCTGGGCTCAAAATTTTACAGTTGTCTTTGTTAACAACCTTAACTCTGAAGACAATTGTCAAAGCCTAATGATTCATTCTTCAGAGGATTGGCTTAAACTTACCTTTCACCACCTTTGTTCTGGCACTTAAAACCTCATTCCTGGATTGTTATGTTCTGCCACCAgatgaatgtttttaaattggtAAAAATCGTACCATTCTCTGAACTCCAAAACATTCAGTGAGTACCCACTGGCTATAGGAAAAGTTTAAATGACTTAGTGTTTTCCGTAATAAGgtgaagtacagttgacccttgaacaacacagggatTAATCCATGTATAATTCATAGTTGACCCTCCATATCTTAGGTTCCTCACATacgtggattcaaccaactgcagattaTGTAGTACTGTAGTGTTTACTATTGAAAAGTGTCCTTGTGTAAGTGGATCCCTGCAGTTTAAACACACATTGCTCAAGAGTCAACGGTAAACGAGAGTATATTGAAAACTCATACAATTTGCAAAAAAATTATTAGCCTCTTGATTCTTGATCTCTTGTCAGCTTTATTTTCCATACTTCCTTGTAAGAGCCTTTCTCTTTAAGACAGATAGATGTTATGTCCCTTAGCCAGATATTGACTGTTTTCTTCTCAAGTTGGTTCagcttaatatttattaagcatttattcttTGCTAGGTGTGtatggaatatataaagaagacaCATTTTTCCCTGTCAATTTCAGTTCTGTTATTCCTCAAAACTGAGCTCTATTCCCTCTAACGCTTTCTCTTGATCAACTACCCTGTAGTAAATGTTTCCTTTCAACCAGAAATATGGAACTCACTGATttatatcctcccctcccctgctttatATACGAGACAGCGTATGTACCAAAACATGTATAACATATGAACTGCATAATGAAtagttttttcccattttggtgagatataattgacatataactgcATAATGACTTGACATACATATACTTCAGAATGGTCACCACAATATATTTAGTTAACCTCCATTTCCTCAAATagttatcccccccaaaaaaagagtaatttataAGTGAACATCTGTGTAACTGCAACCAAAACTCAAGAAACAGAGCATTACCAGTACCCCAGAAGCCCACCTCATGCCTCTCCCCAGTCAAAcctctgcttcccctcctccctagAGGTAACCATTATCCTTTTGTGATAATCATCTTCTTTATAGTTTGGCATGTGTGTATGCATCCCTAAACAATATTGTATTTCCTATTTCTCAAGTTTAAGTGAAAGGACTCATAAGTTTTGAACTTGTTTCTTTCAAGAGTTTTGGTTTTAAATGCACctgaagttcattcattttcattgctgtacaGAATctcatttatccattttattacTGATGAACATCTGGGCTGTTTACAGTTTAGGGCTATTATGAATATAGCTGCTAGGCACATTCTACTATAAGTATCCTGTGTACATATGCACAAGTTTTTCTAAGTTATCCCTAGTAATTAAATCTCTGGATCACAGGATATTCATAATTTCAGTTTTACTAAGTAAAGCCAACTTTCCAAAAGATTGGCCCAATTTAGACTTCCATCAACAGCCCTGTGACACATCCTTCATGCCAGTTTTggaattttcagatttaaaattttgacattctgtggggagggtgtagctcagtggtagagtgcatgcttagcgtgcgcagggtcctgggttcaatcctcagtacctcctctaaaaataaaataacctagttacctcccctcaccaacaaattaaaaaaaaaacaattctaataaaattttgacattttgataggtgtatagcagtatctcattgtggtttagatttgcatttccctgtttccctttcatatgtttattagccatttgtagtTCTTTTATTGTATGCCTAtgattttttctctatttttgtatgggaaacatttaaaatgcatctaTGTGATTTTTTACTTATTAAAGATGATAACCTTTTTTTTAGCACCAGCCTAGCCTTCATGCTGTGGCTGATTGGCCTAAAGCCAGTCTGAAGACAGGAGGAAGTTTTGGTCCTTATGCTGATCCCgcaattcattaaaatttttttattaataaataaagccatttgcCCACTAAGCATTAATTTGGCAGCAAAAGATATTAGTCAATAAACAAGTCCTTTTTTGTGAGTGCTTGCTATGTACTCTGTACCCACCTAAGCTTTGGGAACAAGAATCAAAATTCCTCCACTCATtgtcttttatgttttaaagtcGGTATTAAGAGCTGCATTTATCCAGCCCTGTTTTATGCCATAGCAACCCTGAACAGTCATTGCAAAGAATTAGCTAAAAAGTATTGAGGCAGCCAATAATCAATAAGCATGTCAtctttggagtcaaacagactTTGGTTTCAGTTAGGAGTCCAGAAATGTGTGACCCTGTGTGTATTATATAAATGCTCTGAAATTCTGTtttgtcatctgcaaaatgggaaataATAGCCTATAATACTATGATGATTCAGTGAGGCATTTAATACATGTAAACTGCATAGCACATCACCTGACAGGTAGCCATCATCAACTGTGATGAAATCTAAAACCACCTATCACCAGGATTTATGCTAGTGTGAGGTCTCAGGTCAAGGACTGTGGTGAGGAAAGAAACTGGAATGGTTCCCATGTGTCTCAATCAAATATGAAGACGGTATATAACTCATCTTCTTTTTTAGGACTTTTGGGCTGTGAAATAGAGgaacagaaaagtgaaataagagaTGGTCCAAAACATTTGGAACCTCCTAAGTACAggagcaaaagaaaaggaaaaccagtACTGCCATACTTACCTGTTACACATCCAGTGGagattttggtgttttttttttttttccccttttgtaactATGACAATATTGTTTTCCTACTCTATTTATAGCCCTTATTACCTCTCTCCATGTTCCTTTGATGAGTATCCCCCTAGCAAtattaaaatgaagacattttcttttattatgattGGCATTGAAATTAAAAGTTGAATATGAGAGCAGtaaaattgaataaatatctGCATTCAGGGAAATATTATAACTGATGTTTTGTATTGTTTCATTACAGCTTCTAGACTTTCAGTGGAAGCTGGGTATGGCTGTGAGCTCGGACAGTTGCAGGTCACTTAAGTATCCTTACGTTGCAGTGATGCTCAAAGTGGCTGATGATTCAGGCCAAGTAAAGAAAAAGTCCTTTGAAATGACAATTCCACAGTTTCAGGTTTGTAATTTAACTCATTCAGTTTAGTTCATTGCTCTGTAATTGctgcttaaaaatatatatataaaatctcttttaagagaaaaatttaac of Camelus ferus isolate YT-003-E chromosome 14, BCGSAC_Cfer_1.0, whole genome shotgun sequence contains these proteins:
- the COMMD6 gene encoding COMM domain-containing protein 6 isoform X2; this encodes MEGSSEPLLDAKSKVTNQLLDFQWKLGMAVSSDSCRSLKYPYVAVMLKVADDSGQVKKKSFEMTIPQFQVHQYCQK
- the COMMD6 gene encoding COMM domain-containing protein 6 isoform X1, whose amino-acid sequence is MEGSSEPLLDAKSKVTNQLLDFQWKLGMAVSSDSCRSLKYPYVAVMLKVADDSGQVKKKSFEMTIPQFQNFYRQFKEIAAVIETV
- the COMMD6 gene encoding COMM domain-containing protein 6 isoform X3; the protein is MAVSSDSCRSLKYPYVAVMLKVADDSGQVKKKSFEMTIPQFQNFYRQFKEIAAVIETV